TTCATTGGCAGGCTCTTACCAAGAGCTTGCCAGCCAATGAACACAGATCACACCATATAAATGCTATGACTAAGGACTAAACCAAAACGTatacaacttataatttggaactgaTCGAGAGAGTAAAAACGGTTGCCAGCAACCAGCATCCCTGAATCCATGGCCACGGGCTCATACAGGGCATGCATGATAACCTTGTCATTGTTGATATTGTCAACATCCTGTCCTCCCCGTAGGAATGTTGGATCCCTTATTGGCTCCAAGGCAGCAGATCCTACCTGTTGCTCCAAGGCAGCACATCCTGTCAAATTAAGGTCGGCGGTGATGACTTTGGTCATCACAGCCGGATGTATAACTGGCGGTGATGagcataggaaaaaaaaagaaaaagaaaaaatcccTGCTGCCGTACCCGCAGTCACCGCCACATCCCGGCCCGCAGCAGCTAGCTCGCTGTCACCATTGGCGCCGCATCCCGCAGCCgcacccgccgtcgccgccacatCCCAAATCTCGCAACCGATGGAACTCACCTTGGGCCGCCACTACCCCtcgggtgccgccgccgcagaccCGTTGGGCGCGCTGCCcctaggcgccgccgccgcagcccctcAAGTACGTCGCCGAGGCTCACCGTCGCGGATCCCTGCGCGCCACTACTCCGCCGAGGCTCTGTGCCGCAGATCCACGCCTGCCGCCACCTGGGGTGCCCCCCTGCCTTGGATCCTGCCCCGCCGCTGCACCTCGCCACTGCGTACTCCTCTCTGCCTCCACAACTCGCTCCTCTGCTACTGCCGAAGGGCAGTGAGCAGAGGGGGGAGGGGCAGCCATAGAGGTTGGAGGGGGAGCTGGCttgggagagagaggaaggggctggggcgagagagaagaggggaccgcaggggtgagagagagaggagggggccggggcgagagagaggagggagcagAGCAGCTGTCAACGGATAAGGCATAGGAggaggtgagagagggagggctcCAGGGGTATCGGACGCGTGTGGACGGTTAAATGCGGTGAAGTCCAAATTTTGGGTGCGGGATCCAGGCTGCACTGCCGATGTGTAATACCAGCCGGCTATGATGGTATCACCACCGACTCATAATGAGATCCGGCGGTGATATTATATTATCACTGCCGGTTCAAGTTTTCACCGCTAGATCATTTAAAAATCCAGCGGTGATAACTCAATACTGCCGAATTTTCTTAAACCGGCAGTGATATAGGCGTGGCGATAACAAATTTTGTAGTAGTGTGATGGCAGTCATCAGCCAATACTTCACAGAATGTGGTCCGTAGCAAGACAAAACCATTAACAATGAGAGGAGAGAATATTGGCAGCGAAGAGTGGAAAAACAAGATGAAGCGAGAAtaaagacgaagaagacaatcAAACAGCAATGTCGTTTCACGCATGAAAACAGTAAACCACAGCGGGTTCATATTTCAGACCGTTAACAAAGCAACCTGATAGGACACTTGTCAGCCATTGCCTCCTCCTGTCTGAGGGGAACGTCCCTGACAATGACCCGATAGTGATAGGAGATGAGAGGTGGTTGGGCTGGCATCGCCGCATGGTTGGTGCCTGTGAAGAAGGGTGTGGCAAAAAGGAAGTGATGTTTGTGAAGTTATGATAGCAATAGCATAGCATCTCTAGGGAGAAACCGACTACGATATCTGTTGGAAGATACTTTCCAGTGGAAGCAGGTTTCCCGAACGGACTCATCCGGCATGAGTCGATCCCGCATGCAAACGGCCGGGTGTCGTCCAGCAATTTCATGCAGGGAAATTAACTTAAAAAAAGGCTATTACGACCTTAGCTTCACACCTTCAAGCTAAGTTCtctaaatgaaaaaaaacacgattgtgtagtgtatatgtatATCTACACGATGATTAGagggagaggaaaaaaaagataaggaaaagaaaaggatgaatGAAACAAAacgaaatgaaaagaaaacggATGAAAGAAAACATGCAAACCGTTTCGCAAATGGGCCTTCCAGGAGCAACCTTCTTTAGCAGGCCAGCCCAATCATACATATCCCCACACGCAGCCAGCCTGCTGCTCCTTTACGCGACAAAACATGAATATTATCATGTTCCAATCCCTTGGTACACCTTCAATTTATCCACACAATCTTGATATCTCGGATGATTTTGGGATCAACTAATGGAGAGCAAAAGTAAGCGTTAATGCAATTAATGGATGGCAGATTGTTTGCTTTAAAGCATAAGAAAGAAATCAAGTGAAACACCCACTGGATATAGCTCTCCTTTTGTCAACCATTTTCATTGTGACAACATGACTTCAAGAACTATAGAAACAAGCAGAGACAGTATAACGCGGAATATAGGcttagttaaaaaaaaaagaacgcaCAATATAGACTTCAATTTTGTTTGCACCTGCTGTGTTATCGAGGTTGCATACATGGCggtatctatctatctatctatctatatatattgATCCAAGGCTCGAAATAGTGTAACTGAATTGGATGTACTCTATATTCTAGTCCTAATTAACCCACTTgcagggaaagaaaaaaaaagtggggCAGTGAGAAAGAAACGATTATGATGGCAGTCATTTGGGTGTGTATTCGAATGAATTATTTATTTCCATGCAATTTTTGCAGTGCTCATGGTTTTACTGGTAAATACACCATACATGCATGTAAACATTATCTGAAAATCTACAGCACTAGGTCTTCTTCTTCATTCCCGGTTCTCTTATGTTCTTCAACTCGTCCCTGCAGCAATCTAACTTTTGAACATTGCACAAACGCCGCGGATCCACTAGCCAGATGAATCTGGTATTACACCCtctgtcctaaattactattcattttgacttttctgaATACATGCATGTCTAAGTgcataaaaattatgtatctagaaaaactaaaacgaatagtaatttgggacggagggagtacttaccAGAAAAAAGTAGATGATGAAATGTGGTGGCGCCAGGGCACCGTGGAGGAACTGGGGATCGGAGTCACGAGATCCAATAGCCCGGCCAGAAGCATAATCTACGGCTGGTAACAAAAAGCCGTCGAAGAAGAGGCTGATGAAGTTCATTGTGATTTTAGGTCATCGTTCATATCTCATTCGTTCGCTGATCAGCTCTTCATGATTAGATGCATGTATAAAATTTCATCAATaacttcatcaattatattcaGTCATGCTGTGTTATTTATTTGCCTTCTCTTACAGCGAAGGGTTTTCATTAGCATTCTTGATGCTATAAATTGAAGTTCAATCCAAAACGAAGTTATTATACGTCAGAAAATTCTTTCTCCTTGAGGGCTGGAAGTTCAGAAAATTCTGGCGTGGGTCCCAAACGCGCCTGAGTGACATCAAGAGTGCACCTGGAGATGGCTACATACGGCCTTTGTCAATTCCCATCAAAAGATCATGGGTCGGTATGTTGACTCGCTCAAGTCTCAACCCTCAACTACCGGCTTGTTTACACGAGAGGCGGCGTAGAGTAGGCCGTGAGAGCCGCCATGCACAGTCATTAATATAAACAACCTCAATTAGCAACCTAATTAACATGTGCATTTCCATCCCACATCGATCCCCACATGTGCCTTCCCTGCATTCCTCCCTATCAATTCTTATACTAGTATATGCATGTAACCAACACTAACTGACCACATTGTACTTGTGCAAAGATATAGAGATAAAACAAACAGTATATTTTAACAAATCCATCACAGTTAATCAGCATCTCTTATACTATAATACTACTATAAACCCCATCCAGCCCCTTGCTTCCTTCCTTGATCCTCTCCTGTAGCACTAGCAGCCACATCCACATGCGCCCTAACGGCCTTGTGCACATGCATGACTTCAGCAAACCTTGTGCTCTGAAACTTCTGAAGGAGTCAACACCACACCCTGCCCTCCCTCTGCAATGGAATCATGGGCATAGCTGGGAGCTGTAGCAGTTCACAATCGACGAGTCAACGGTCAGCACCGCCATCCATGAACCCTAGCTTGTTTGGGCCCTACCACTCTACCTATAAATGTACAGCTAACAACTAGAGTGCCTATACCTAAGCCATCGATCTAGCTGCTAGAGTCAACGCTATGCATGCACGCACGTACAAGGAAGGccgcatggcggcggcggtgaggagccTGGTGTCGAGGACCCTGCTagaccggcggcgccgcggcaggTCCGGCGCGGTGGCCGGGTGCTTCTCGGTGTACGTGGGCGCCGGGCGGGAGCGCTTCGTGATGCCGGTGGAGCGCGCCAACCACCCGCtcttccgccgcctcctcgacgACGCCGAGCGAGAGTACGGCCTCGCGGCGCAGGGCCCGCTCGCGCTGCCCGGATGCGACGTCGGCGCGTTCCTCGACGTCCTCTGGCTGATGGAAGAGCGCCacgacgaggatgaggaggacggcgaggggACGATCGCCAACAACACGGCCGTGTTATCGTCGTCGCCGATGTGCGGCTTAATCCGGAGGAGCTGCGGCGCCAATGGCGGCCGCGTGGTGGCAGGGTACCGGACGCTGTGCCCGACGTCGAGGTCGAGGTCTTCTCTCCGCCGGTGGTGGCTATGACGAGAAGGAGAGCAGCAGCGGCAGAGaggatttttttataatggctcaGGATGTTTGTTACAAGAACAACACTGCGCATGTTTTTTTGGTAGTTATCAATGGACGTTTCAAGAAATGTGCTCTTTGAGATATACTGTGTGAGTAATTATGGGCGTTTTGCTTCCAACAACGTTAGATGAGTATAAGGGCGCGTTCGGTTCCTTGGCGAACGTGTTGCCTAGCTCGCCTCGCCTTGCCAGCCTAGGCCAGCGAAAAGCTTGCTGTGCTCCAATGAAAGTTTACCGAACGCTAGTTTCCTTGCCCAACTAGGCAAAGCAAGGCGCGGCGAGagatccaaacgccccctaaatgGTTTGGGGTTTAGGCACATGCATCCTATGATTGTCTTGTAATGTGTTTGTGAAATTTTGTACGTGCCATAAGGTAACTGCCTCGTAAATCTGGTTTGTCACATTAGATTATTATTGCAAGAAATTACCAACAGAAAACGAAATGTATATATAGTATGCAATCTTGttgaaaaatattatatattttAATATTTCAACTCTTATTGCATAGGCTGCTATATGCCTATATAGTTCCTCTCCATTAATTTTGCGCGTGTTAGACATCAATGCCGTATCCCATATGCAACTTCGACCATACCAATTTATTAATATAATAATTTATTTGTATCAGATCTTTGCATTGTGGAagtacttttcaaaaaaaagtaatGTATTTTACTATTCTGAGCAAAACACTTTGTAAATTTAACTCCAAAATAAAATTTGGCTAAATTTAATCCTTCAAACTATTTCAATTGTAAAATTTACTCCTTAATGGTATTTGTGTTTTTTCCTCCGTGTACAAGCAAGTTTTAAGCCTGAATTTTTGTGGGGCCATAGAGGACATGATATCCAATTTTAGAAAAATCCTAGAAGAATTTTATTATCGTTTTTCATTCAGTTTTATATCTCTAGGGTTAATTTAGTACTAGATGGCCATAACTTAATTATTCTAAGAAACAATGACATAAAAAAAGCTTAAAGCTAACATATGTTAGATATTCCCTACAAACTATCACCCCCaccaaatttgaacttaaaaatTAACTTGAACTTGGAGAGACAAATATTCGGGGAGAAAATGAAGCCAAAACTTCACTTAGGGATTTAAGCAGACAAAGTAAGTTGTTTAGTATGTAAACTGGACTTAGTTCTATTTCAATATGATTAATCCTTGTACTTGTCTAACTGGTCAAAGTAAGAGAAGTTTACCTACGTGAATTCTAGGACATTTTGCATTTGAGAGCGGGCTAGTACAATGGGGAAAGTTGTTGCAATAACGTAAGAATCTAAAAAGTAGGTAAATGTTGCAATTTATGTTACTTACcatacactactagaaatatgagcattcgtccttggcgttagtaccggacaacttttcagccggtactaatgcgcgaaattagtaccgggtagaatTTTTCAGTCCTCGAagaccatttagtaccgggcaataacacatttagtaccggtcgtgTGTTTAGCTTTTGTCATTAAACTTAATCGCATGCATAACATGATCACTAACATTTCATATGCGCCTTTGGCTTCAATAAGTTCTAGTATCAATTGATCACTTGTGCTATAGTCTTTGGTTTCAAGATGCATTTTTGGAGTTTCTTCATTTAAATAATATTAAAAAGCATAAATGTGAAATTATGGAAATTATGCTCAAATTAGTCGCAGATGCTAAATAAATCAATTTTGAATCATGAACATGTTGAGTATCGAAATAAATTCGAAATCCACTTTAAACCTTGGTTTGCTTGAAAAACTTAAGTGTTGGTTTACTCCAATTTCATCATCTTTGGCTGCcatttaattaattatttttttactaaACACTTAAATTTTGGTCAATACCAGTTTTGTAGTCCTTCCTATCTAGTTTGACATAGGCATCAGCATGGAGTATGAAAACTTGGTATGGTAGTGCCAACATGAGGTCAAACTTGAGTCAAAAATCACATTTTTCCCTATTACCTGCTACCGTCCTACCCTGAAGGATGCTCGCTGCGCGTCGGCCAATGAGCCATCGGCGAGCGGTGCCACTGCCATGCGCTGGCGTCCGCGACGATCATTGCATGGCTCTGTGCGTCAACATGACCCACCCCGGCCACTTGCGTCGCTCGCCCATGCCGCCGACGTCCGTGCCAACGCTGCCTCGGCCGCACTCCTCACTgctccggcgtcctcgccgtccTAGCACCACTACTCAACTACCCTCTCCACTGTTAAGCACGCACGACCGTCGCTTGCCCGGCCTTATCTCCTCCCCACCCAACCAGCCTCCTCTTCCCTCTCccattcttcttccttcttcttgctTCGGCCAAGTCAAAGCAAAACAGAGCCGAGCCGAGCAGGGCGCCTTCGCCGGCCAAATCCACCGCCCCTGCCTCGCCATTTTCAAATCGCCTCGGCCCAAAGCTGCCTCACCTtcctagccacctcctccacctctccttGCCCGGCGCCATGGCCTCGACCACTGGAACTTGAGGTTCCAGTGCCGCCATTCCCGCTGCCTGCACAAACTCCACCCCACCGTCGAACCACCCCTTGCCGGCCTCCTCTGCTCCAACAAACAACCAAAACCGAGCTTTGGTGAGCCCCTAACCATGATGCGCTCACTATTGAGTCAAACCATTCGAGTTGCCGTGCTCAATCCTGAGCATGCCGCCGGCCATGTGCCGCCATTAGTCAAGGGCTAGGCTAGGGTTAG
This genomic window from Setaria viridis chromosome 8, Setaria_viridis_v4.0, whole genome shotgun sequence contains:
- the LOC117834259 gene encoding auxin-responsive protein SAUR72, with amino-acid sequence MAAAVRSLVSRTLLDRRRRGRSGAVAGCFSVYVGAGRERFVMPVERANHPLFRRLLDDAEREYGLAAQGPLALPGCDVGAFLDVLWLMEERHDEDEEDGEGTIANNTAVLSSSPMCGLIRRSCGANGGRVVAGYRTLCPTSRSRSSLRRWWL